In Paraburkholderia caribensis, a single window of DNA contains:
- a CDS encoding cupin domain-containing protein, translated as MSSSYFPINFASKLSLINDQWQARVVAEMNDYQFKLVKIEGDFIWHDHADTDETFIVLDGELRIDFRDGAVKLSAGDMFVVPKGKEHKPYAEKEVKLLLIEPRGVKNTGSETSERTAANDVWI; from the coding sequence ATGTCCTCCTCCTATTTCCCCATCAATTTCGCCAGCAAGCTGAGCCTGATCAACGATCAATGGCAAGCGCGCGTGGTCGCCGAGATGAACGACTACCAGTTCAAGCTGGTAAAGATAGAAGGCGATTTTATCTGGCACGACCACGCGGATACGGACGAAACATTCATCGTGCTCGACGGCGAGCTGCGCATCGACTTTCGCGACGGCGCGGTGAAGCTTTCAGCGGGCGACATGTTCGTCGTACCGAAGGGCAAGGAGCACAAGCCCTACGCGGAGAAAGAAGTGAAACTGTTGTTGATCGAGCCGCGCGGCGTGAAGAACACGGGCAGCGAAACCAGCGAACGCACCGCCGCCAACGACGTCTGGATCTGA
- a CDS encoding efflux RND transporter periplasmic adaptor subunit, translating into MLPRAPLGALVLAAALALAACHNQEAAAPAPRPVVAVAVHADGQPLAASLPGEVQARYSTPLSFRIAGKIIERRVRLGDVVQNGQVVARLDPADAQKNAASAAAQLEAAQHRLVYAKQQLDRDRAQARENLIAQTQLEQTEDAYASAAAQRDQAQQQAALAKDQLQYATLTADHAGVITAEQADTGQNVSAGQAVYNLAWSGDVDVVCDVPEGALASLRVGQVASVRLGALPGRTFNARVRELSPAADPQSRTYRAKLTLDQPGPDVRLGMTADIDFAHDNAAAHASLYTLPATALFHDGTQPAVWIVKSGSDQLELRRVQVAHYAERTVAISQGLNEGERVVWQGVHTVTAGETVRIVPPLHPEDFAS; encoded by the coding sequence TTGCTTCCTCGCGCCCCGCTCGGCGCACTCGTGCTGGCGGCCGCACTCGCACTCGCCGCATGTCACAACCAGGAAGCCGCCGCGCCTGCGCCGCGGCCCGTCGTCGCCGTCGCCGTGCATGCCGACGGCCAGCCGCTCGCCGCATCGCTGCCTGGCGAGGTGCAGGCGCGCTATTCGACACCGCTGTCGTTCCGGATCGCCGGCAAGATCATCGAGCGGCGCGTGCGGCTGGGTGATGTCGTGCAGAACGGCCAGGTCGTCGCGCGGCTCGATCCCGCCGACGCGCAGAAGAACGCCGCGAGCGCCGCCGCGCAACTCGAGGCCGCCCAGCACCGGCTCGTGTATGCGAAGCAGCAGCTCGACCGCGACCGCGCGCAGGCGCGCGAGAACCTGATCGCGCAGACGCAGCTCGAACAGACGGAAGACGCGTACGCGTCGGCCGCGGCGCAACGGGATCAGGCGCAGCAACAGGCCGCGCTGGCGAAAGACCAGCTTCAATACGCAACCCTCACCGCCGATCACGCGGGCGTCATCACGGCCGAACAGGCGGATACGGGGCAGAACGTGTCGGCGGGACAAGCCGTCTACAACCTCGCGTGGTCAGGCGATGTGGACGTGGTCTGCGACGTGCCCGAAGGCGCGCTCGCGTCGCTGCGCGTCGGCCAGGTGGCGAGCGTCAGGCTCGGCGCGCTGCCGGGCCGCACATTCAATGCACGCGTGCGCGAACTGTCGCCCGCCGCCGATCCGCAAAGCCGCACGTATCGCGCGAAGCTCACGCTGGACCAACCCGGCCCCGACGTGCGCCTCGGCATGACGGCCGACATCGACTTCGCGCACGACAACGCCGCCGCGCATGCCAGCCTGTACACGCTGCCGGCCACAGCGCTGTTTCACGACGGCACGCAGCCCGCCGTCTGGATCGTGAAAAGCGGTAGCGATCAGCTCGAACTGCGCCGCGTGCAGGTCGCGCATTACGCCGAGCGGACCGTTGCGATCTCGCAGGGTTTGAATGAAGGCGAACGTGTCGTATGGCAAGGCGTGCATACGGTGACGGCGGGCGAGACAGTCCGCATCGTGCCGCCGTTGCATCCCGAGGATTTCGCGTCATGA
- a CDS encoding TetR/AcrR family transcriptional regulator, giving the protein MKRKRLTREQSKDQTRLRLLDAAQAIFMKKGFVAASVEDIAEAAGYTRGAFYSNFRSKPELFLELLRRDHESMQADLQNIFEANATREDMEASVLRYYSRMPSENKCFLLWVEAKLLAARDVRFRVRFNAFMHEKLEQLTAYITEFSVRVGTPLPLPAETLALGLMGLCDGMQFFFTVDPQRFSAGRAEEVLGSFFARVVFGRTME; this is encoded by the coding sequence ATGAAACGCAAACGACTCACACGCGAACAGAGCAAAGACCAGACGCGCCTGCGTCTGCTGGATGCTGCGCAGGCCATTTTCATGAAGAAGGGGTTCGTCGCCGCGAGCGTCGAAGACATCGCGGAGGCGGCGGGTTACACGCGCGGCGCGTTCTATTCGAACTTCCGCAGCAAGCCCGAACTGTTTCTGGAGTTGTTGCGACGCGATCACGAGTCGATGCAGGCGGATCTGCAGAACATCTTCGAAGCGAACGCGACGCGGGAAGATATGGAAGCGAGCGTGCTGCGCTATTACAGCCGCATGCCGAGCGAGAACAAGTGCTTCCTGCTGTGGGTGGAGGCGAAGCTGCTGGCCGCGCGCGACGTGCGGTTCCGCGTGCGCTTCAATGCGTTCATGCATGAGAAGCTCGAGCAACTCACGGCGTACATCACGGAGTTCTCGGTGCGCGTCGGCACGCCGCTGCCGTTGCCGGCCGAGACGCTGGCGCTGGGGCTGATGGGTTTGTGCGACGGCATGCAGTTTTTCTTTACCGTCGATCCTCAACGTTTTTCGGCCGGGCGCGCGGAAGAAGTGCTCGGCAGTTTCTTCGCGCGCGTCGTGTTCGGCAGGACGATGGAATAG